One stretch of Pomacea canaliculata isolate SZHN2017 linkage group LG1, ASM307304v1, whole genome shotgun sequence DNA includes these proteins:
- the LOC112557433 gene encoding ankyrin-1-like isoform X1 has protein sequence MKMAAPGRKERREATDSKAAYEKREKRRRIRKLQEAIEQNDVATVQELLHQEFDVDFRYKGQTALQLAVCHGQFEICKLLLERGASVNETDVELNSLLNMACWHGFANISQLLIDSNVNKDLENDKGTTPLHACAKKGHASIAKILLAAGCNPNSPDRFGCTPAYIAARESHVQVMEELVYAGADLDWVDQNYRTPLMVAAEQGDVDMVKILLAGGAQCDKQDRHGNTALLDAAANSQKEVVKVLLRYHANPDIPCTKGSTPLLEAVRSSNLDIAQMLIEAGCNINLSDRLSHAPIHEAIRQVAQYFDPAMSSTAVSLVKQLVSKGANLNVADNQGWRPIYQAAYGGNKELTQLLLESGADVTVVTTSGDTVMHGAVYGNNLDIVELFITAGCAVNGVNKAGQTPLMSGIASRSNIRILKSLIEADADLNQPESSGLRTPLHEAIHQHYNKAAILLIDSGCYLTAVNRERQTPLYCASAKGNDEIVAYLLAALPRPLPPTSLSAIPVHAAAKFGHAHTLQLLAEAGSDINQINSDGLTPLQVAAQEDNFPAARRLLQLGCDIDAHAKVTHLLKCCLMNEDRHPHFALEPLFLAMTHRNIELMRLFVDCYSHLPFITIRLLKGCLKTSRELLVHYSGTMKSDLLVLFTETLSQPKRLQDLARRTIRLSLGSLPHRKVTSLPVAEKLKDYILMKDVFEGWDGSDRLDEEIKSTSLVFRRRFLEED, from the exons ATGAAGATGGCTGCACctgggagaaaagaaagaagag AGGCCACAGACAGCAAAGCAGCAtacgaaaaaagggaaaaaagaagaagaatccGAAAGCTGCAGGAGGCTATTGAACAAAATGATGTTGCCACTGTTCAGGAACTTCTCCATCAGGAGTTTGATGTTGATTTTCGCTATAAAGGCCAGACAGCCCTACAATTGGCTGTTTGCCATGGACAGTTTGAAATTTGCAAACTTCTGCTTGAGCGGGGTGCAAGTGTAAATGAAACAGATGTGGAGCTAAACTCCTTGCTGAACATGGCTTGCTGGCATGGTTTTGCAAACATTTCTCAGCTCTTGATTGACAGCAACGTGAACAAGGATTTGGAGAATGATAAAGGCACAACACCATTGCATGCCTGTGCCAAGAAGGGACATGCATCCATAGCAAAGATTTTGCTGGCTGCTGGTTGTAACCCAAATAGCCCTGACAGATTTGGCTGTACACCAGCATACATTGCAGCTCGAGAATCACATGTGCAGGTGATGGAAGAACTGGTTTATGCTGGAGCAGATTTGGATTGGGTAGATCAGAACTATCGAACCCCCCTTATGGTTGCAGCAGAGCAGGGGGATGTAGATATGGTGAAGATATTGCTGGCTGGAG GGGCACAGTGTGACAAACAAGACCGTCATGGAAACACAGCCTTGCTAGATGCTGCAGCTAACAGTCAGAAAGAGGTGGTGAAGGTGTTGCTTCGGTACCATGCTAACCCTGACATCCCATGCACTAAAGGCAGCACACCCCTGCTTG AGGCTGTACGCAGCAGCAATCTTGATATTGCTCAAATGCTTATAGAGGCTGGCTGCAACATCAATTTGTCAGACCGTTTGAGTCATGCTCCCATTCATGAGGCCATCAGACAAG TAGCTCAGTATTTTGACCCAGCCATGAGCAGCACAGCAGTCAGCTTAGTGAAGCAGCTGGTTTCCAAAGGAGCTAACTTGAACGTTGCAGACAATCAAGGCTGGAGGCCTATTTACCAAGCAGCCTATGGTGGAAACAAGG AATTAACACAGCTGCTGTTGGAGAGTGGAGCTGATGTTACTGTTGTAACCACTTCTGGCGATACTGTGATGCATGGTGCAGTCTATGGCAACAACCTGGATATTGTTGAGTTATTTATTACAGCAG GTTGCGCTGTGAATGGAGTAAACAAAGCTGGTCAAACGCCACTGATGTCTGGCATTGCATCCAGATCTAACATCAGA attCTGAAATCATTAATTGAGGCAGATGCAGACTTGAACCAGCCTGAAAGCAGTGGCCTGAGAACACCACTGCATGAAGCTATCCATCAGCACTATAATAAGGCAGCAATTCTTCTTATTGATTCTg gtTGCTACTTGACTGCAGTCAACAGAGAGCGACAAACACCACTGTACTGTGCCAGTGCAAAAGGCAATGACGAGATTGTTGCCTACCTGTTGGCAGCCCTTCCCAGACCCCTTCCTCCTACATCATTATCAGCCATTCCTGTGCATGCGGCAGCCAAGTTCGGACATGCACATACTCTGCAGCTTCTGGCTGAGGCTGGCAGCGACATTAACCAG ATAAACAGTGATGGCCTCACACCCCTGCAAGTAGCTGCTCAGGAAGACAACTTCCCTGCTGCAAGGCGTTTACTTCAGCTGGGTTGTGACATAGATGCCCATGCCAAGGTCACCCATCTGCTTAAGTGTTGTCTCATGAATGAGGATCGCCATCCACACTTTGCGTTGGAGCCCCTCTTTCTGGCCATGACTCACCGCAACATAGAACTCATGCGCCTCTTTGTGGATTGCTACAGTCACCTGCCATTTATCACCATTAGACTTCTGAAGGGCTGCCTGAAGACATCCCGTGAACTCCTTGTTCACTATTCTGGCACCATGAAGTCTGACCTCTTGGTCTTGTTTACCGAGACTCTTTCTCAGCCCAAACGGCTGCAGGATTTGGCACGACGGACAATCCGTTTATCCCTGGGGTCTCTTCCTCACAGGAAAGTCACTAGTCTTCCAGTTGCAGAAAAACTGAAGGATTATATCCTGatgaaagatgtttttgaaGGATGGGATGGAAGTGATAGGCTAGATGAAGAAATCAAAAGTACCTCTTTAGTATTTAGACGGCGGTTTCTGGAAGAGGACTAA
- the LOC112557433 gene encoding ankyrin-1-like isoform X2 has product MKMAAPGRKERREATDSKAAYEKREKRRRIRKLQEAIEQNDVATVQELLHQEFDVDFRYKGQTALQLAVCHGQFEICKLLLERGASVNETDVELNSLLNMACWHGFANISQLLIDSNVNKDLENDKGTTPLHACAKKGHASIAKILLAAGCNPNSPDRFGCTPAYIAARESHVQVMEELVYAGADLDWVDQNYRTPLMVAAEQGDVDMVKILLAGGAQCDKQDRHGNTALLDAAANSQKEVVKVLLRYHANPDIPCTKGSTPLLEAVRSSNLDIAQMLIEAGCNINLSDRLSHAPIHEAIRQAQYFDPAMSSTAVSLVKQLVSKGANLNVADNQGWRPIYQAAYGGNKELTQLLLESGADVTVVTTSGDTVMHGAVYGNNLDIVELFITAGCAVNGVNKAGQTPLMSGIASRSNIRILKSLIEADADLNQPESSGLRTPLHEAIHQHYNKAAILLIDSGCYLTAVNRERQTPLYCASAKGNDEIVAYLLAALPRPLPPTSLSAIPVHAAAKFGHAHTLQLLAEAGSDINQINSDGLTPLQVAAQEDNFPAARRLLQLGCDIDAHAKVTHLLKCCLMNEDRHPHFALEPLFLAMTHRNIELMRLFVDCYSHLPFITIRLLKGCLKTSRELLVHYSGTMKSDLLVLFTETLSQPKRLQDLARRTIRLSLGSLPHRKVTSLPVAEKLKDYILMKDVFEGWDGSDRLDEEIKSTSLVFRRRFLEED; this is encoded by the exons ATGAAGATGGCTGCACctgggagaaaagaaagaagag AGGCCACAGACAGCAAAGCAGCAtacgaaaaaagggaaaaaagaagaagaatccGAAAGCTGCAGGAGGCTATTGAACAAAATGATGTTGCCACTGTTCAGGAACTTCTCCATCAGGAGTTTGATGTTGATTTTCGCTATAAAGGCCAGACAGCCCTACAATTGGCTGTTTGCCATGGACAGTTTGAAATTTGCAAACTTCTGCTTGAGCGGGGTGCAAGTGTAAATGAAACAGATGTGGAGCTAAACTCCTTGCTGAACATGGCTTGCTGGCATGGTTTTGCAAACATTTCTCAGCTCTTGATTGACAGCAACGTGAACAAGGATTTGGAGAATGATAAAGGCACAACACCATTGCATGCCTGTGCCAAGAAGGGACATGCATCCATAGCAAAGATTTTGCTGGCTGCTGGTTGTAACCCAAATAGCCCTGACAGATTTGGCTGTACACCAGCATACATTGCAGCTCGAGAATCACATGTGCAGGTGATGGAAGAACTGGTTTATGCTGGAGCAGATTTGGATTGGGTAGATCAGAACTATCGAACCCCCCTTATGGTTGCAGCAGAGCAGGGGGATGTAGATATGGTGAAGATATTGCTGGCTGGAG GGGCACAGTGTGACAAACAAGACCGTCATGGAAACACAGCCTTGCTAGATGCTGCAGCTAACAGTCAGAAAGAGGTGGTGAAGGTGTTGCTTCGGTACCATGCTAACCCTGACATCCCATGCACTAAAGGCAGCACACCCCTGCTTG AGGCTGTACGCAGCAGCAATCTTGATATTGCTCAAATGCTTATAGAGGCTGGCTGCAACATCAATTTGTCAGACCGTTTGAGTCATGCTCCCATTCATGAGGCCATCAGACAAG CTCAGTATTTTGACCCAGCCATGAGCAGCACAGCAGTCAGCTTAGTGAAGCAGCTGGTTTCCAAAGGAGCTAACTTGAACGTTGCAGACAATCAAGGCTGGAGGCCTATTTACCAAGCAGCCTATGGTGGAAACAAGG AATTAACACAGCTGCTGTTGGAGAGTGGAGCTGATGTTACTGTTGTAACCACTTCTGGCGATACTGTGATGCATGGTGCAGTCTATGGCAACAACCTGGATATTGTTGAGTTATTTATTACAGCAG GTTGCGCTGTGAATGGAGTAAACAAAGCTGGTCAAACGCCACTGATGTCTGGCATTGCATCCAGATCTAACATCAGA attCTGAAATCATTAATTGAGGCAGATGCAGACTTGAACCAGCCTGAAAGCAGTGGCCTGAGAACACCACTGCATGAAGCTATCCATCAGCACTATAATAAGGCAGCAATTCTTCTTATTGATTCTg gtTGCTACTTGACTGCAGTCAACAGAGAGCGACAAACACCACTGTACTGTGCCAGTGCAAAAGGCAATGACGAGATTGTTGCCTACCTGTTGGCAGCCCTTCCCAGACCCCTTCCTCCTACATCATTATCAGCCATTCCTGTGCATGCGGCAGCCAAGTTCGGACATGCACATACTCTGCAGCTTCTGGCTGAGGCTGGCAGCGACATTAACCAG ATAAACAGTGATGGCCTCACACCCCTGCAAGTAGCTGCTCAGGAAGACAACTTCCCTGCTGCAAGGCGTTTACTTCAGCTGGGTTGTGACATAGATGCCCATGCCAAGGTCACCCATCTGCTTAAGTGTTGTCTCATGAATGAGGATCGCCATCCACACTTTGCGTTGGAGCCCCTCTTTCTGGCCATGACTCACCGCAACATAGAACTCATGCGCCTCTTTGTGGATTGCTACAGTCACCTGCCATTTATCACCATTAGACTTCTGAAGGGCTGCCTGAAGACATCCCGTGAACTCCTTGTTCACTATTCTGGCACCATGAAGTCTGACCTCTTGGTCTTGTTTACCGAGACTCTTTCTCAGCCCAAACGGCTGCAGGATTTGGCACGACGGACAATCCGTTTATCCCTGGGGTCTCTTCCTCACAGGAAAGTCACTAGTCTTCCAGTTGCAGAAAAACTGAAGGATTATATCCTGatgaaagatgtttttgaaGGATGGGATGGAAGTGATAGGCTAGATGAAGAAATCAAAAGTACCTCTTTAGTATTTAGACGGCGGTTTCTGGAAGAGGACTAA
- the LOC112557442 gene encoding alcohol dehydrogenase class-3 chain H-like, whose protein sequence is MASTEGQVIFCKAAVAWEAKQPLTIETIEVAPPKAGEVRIKVVATGVCHTDAYTLDGHDPEGIFPVILGHEGGGIVESVGEGVTSMEKGDFVIPLYIPQCYDCKFCKSPKTNLCGKIRTTQGKGVMPDGTTRFKCKGKDLFHFMGTSTFSEYTVCAEISVAKINPKAPLNRVCLLGCGISTGYGAALNTAKVEKGSTCAVWGLGAVGLAVVLGCKKAGAKRIIGIDINTDKFETAKSFGVTECVNPNNDTRPIQDVIVELTDGGCDYTFECIGNVKTMRAALESCHKGWGESTIIGVAAAGQEISTRPFQLVTGRVWRGSAFGGWKSRDSVPKLVEEYLKGELEVDKFVSYQMPLEEINTAFDYMHSGQSIRSVIEFGE, encoded by the exons ATGGCAAGCACAGAGGGACAG GTTATTTTCTGCAAGGCAGCTGTTGCCTGGGAGGCCAAGCAGCCTCTAACAATTGAAACAATTGAAGTTGCTCCTCCAAAAGCAGGTGAAGTTCGTATTAAG GTTGTTGCAACAGGAGTTTGCCATACAGATGCCTATACCCTCGACGGACATGACCCTGAGGGAATTTTTCCTGTCATCCTTGGGCATGAAGGAGGTGGCATTGTGGAGAGTGTAGGGGAAGGTGTTACATCAATGGAAAAAG gtgactTTGTAATTCCTCTCTACATCCCTCAATGTTATGACTGCAAGTTTTGCAAAAGTCCGAAGACCAATCTTTGTGGCAAAATCAG AACAACTCAAGGAAAGGGAGTTATGCCTGATGGAACCACTCGATTTAAGTGCAAGGGAAAggatctttttcattttatgggAACAAGCACTTTCAGTGAATATACTGTTTGTGCTGAGATTTCTGTGGCGAAG ATTAATCCAAAGGCACCTCTGAATCGAGTTTGTTTGCTTGGATGTGGCATATCTACTGGCTATGGAGCAGCTCTGAATACTGCAAAG GTTGAAAAGGGATCAACCTGTGCTGTGTGGGGTCTTGGAGCTGTTGGACTGGCTGTTGTACTGGGTTGCAAGAAGGCTGGTGCAAAGCGCATAATTGGTATCGATATAAACACCGATAAATTTGAGACAg CTAAGAGTTTTGGAGTAACTGAGTGTGTGAACCCAAATAATGACACTCGACCAATACAGGATGTGATTGTGGAGCTTACAGATGGTGGATGTGACTACACTTTTGAATGCATTGGAAATGTGAAAACAATG CGTGCTGCTCTGGAGTCATGCCACAAAGGATGGGGGGAGTCGACCATCATTGGTGTGGCAGCGGCTGGACAAGAAATCTCCACTCGACCATTCCAGCTTGTCACTGGAAGAGTATGGCGGGGCTCAGCTTTTGGAG GGTGGAAGAGCAGAGACAGTGTTCCAAAACTTGTGGAAGAGTACCTTAAAGGAGAACTAGAGGTGGACAAGTTTGTGTCATACCAAATGCCACTTGAAGAAATTAACACTGCATTTGACTATATGCACAGTGGCCAAAG cATCCGTTCTGTCATAGAGTTTGGAGAGTGA
- the LOC112557459 gene encoding cyclic AMP-dependent transcription factor ATF-4-like produces MEVFGLEDFTLLANDWGQDQSFGFSHYDDLKVSEAQDGLQDFPVKVETATFSHVDTIDDLLHSSVDQFADVFSWAEWMEKGDLLQYLDMTEADSDQIPSERSSSAQDQASSTVTPPDQKETASKPVNCNFLEGLLKAQLTVQLPATPPSSPEPQVAPEWSSLSSESCIDDASAGTDCTVPLDNVEFIGSPLSAEDVESLLSSSAPSPSSSVDGSCLHTKNSTQLESTDLYKLITNVTKGQKSRGSPYSRTQADTKGTKSKGRRQTASVSPSPGELELELMTKKDRKKLQNKNAAIRYRMKKKEETETIRNEESELEEVNKELTEKVEQLTREIKYMKDLISDVRKARGLHI; encoded by the exons atgGAAGTGTTCGGATTGGAAGACTTCACGCTGCTGGCCAACGACTGGGGCCAAGATCAGTCGTTTGGCTTCAGCCACTACGATGACCTTAAAGTAAGCGAGGCCCAAGATGGCCTGCAAGACTTTCCAGTCAAGGTCGAAACTGCGACCTTCAGCCATGTCGACACGATCGATGACCTGCTGCATTCATCGGTCGACCAGTTTGCAG ATGTTTTTTCCTGGGCCGAGTGGATGGAGAAAGGCGATCTGCTACAGTATCTGGATATGACAGAGGCTGATTCTGACCAGATCCCGAGTGAACGGTCCTCGTCTGCTCAAGATCAAGCATCGAGCACTGTAACTCCACCAGACCAAAAAGAAACTGCTTCAAAACCAGTTAATTGCAATTTCTTGGAAGGTCTGTTGAAAGCTCAGCTCACTGTGCAGTTGCCAGctacaccaccatcatcacctgAACCTCAGGTGGCACCAGAGTGGAGTTCACTTTCATCAGAATCCTGTATTGACGATGCTTCAGCTGGCACAGACTGCACTGTTCCCCTGGACAACGTGGAGTTTATTGGATCACCTTTGTCAGCAGAAGACGTGGAAAGTCTGCTATCATCATCAGCACCTTCTCCTTCATCTAGTGTTGATGGGTCTTGCTTACACACTAAAAATAGCACTCAACTAGAGTCCACAGACTTGTATAAACTTATTACAAATGTCACTAAAGGTCAAAAGTCTAGGGGTAGCCCATACAGCAGGACACAAGCTGATACAAAGGGTACTAAATCTAAAGGTCGTAGACAGACTGCCAGTGTTAGTCCATCTCCAGGAGAGTTAGAATTGGAGCTTATGAccaagaaagatagaaagaaattgCAGAACAAGAATGCTGCTATTCGGTATcgtatgaaaaagaaagaagaaacagagacCATCAGGAATGAGGAGAGCGAGTTGGAGGAAGTAAACAAAGAGCTTACTGAAAAAGTGGAACAATTAACAAGGGAAATCAAATACATGAAAGACTTGATTAGTGATGTTCGCAAAGCTAGAGGATTGcatatttaa